From a region of the Halolamina sp. CBA1230 genome:
- a CDS encoding thymidine kinase produces MHEITGSGFIEVVTGSMFSGKTEELLRRLRRAEIAGQDVAAFTPAIDDRYGETTIGSHEGRQWDARVIDNVGDGVWELQDHLNGEEVVAIDEANFFDRDLVNVCNVLANDGRRVIVSGTDITFRGEPFTPLPELMAVAEYVDKLQAICTVCGEPATRNQRLVDGEPAHVDDETIVVGAEESYEARCRNCHTLRTD; encoded by the coding sequence ATGCACGAGATCACCGGGAGCGGCTTCATCGAGGTCGTCACCGGCTCGATGTTCTCGGGGAAGACCGAGGAGCTGTTGCGGCGCCTGCGCCGGGCGGAGATCGCCGGCCAGGACGTCGCCGCGTTCACCCCGGCCATCGACGACCGCTACGGCGAGACGACGATCGGCTCCCACGAGGGCCGGCAGTGGGACGCACGGGTGATCGACAACGTCGGCGACGGCGTCTGGGAGCTGCAGGACCACCTCAACGGCGAGGAGGTGGTGGCGATCGACGAGGCGAACTTCTTCGATCGGGACCTCGTCAACGTCTGTAACGTGCTCGCCAACGACGGCCGGCGCGTGATCGTCTCCGGGACCGACATCACGTTTCGCGGGGAGCCGTTCACGCCGCTGCCGGAGCTGATGGCCGTCGCCGAGTACGTCGACAAGCTGCAGGCGATCTGTACGGTGTGTGGCGAGCCGGCGACCCGGAACCAGCGGCTGGTCGACGGCGAACCGGCCCACGTCGACGACGAGACGATCGTCGTCGGCGCCGAGGAGTCCTACGAGGCACGGTGTCGGAACTGTCACACCCTGCGAACCGACTAA
- a CDS encoding YIP1 family protein, whose product MTQWIGNPEGGRGRGPRALARAWAEVLVRPRRFFRNGIAPADQAPGLVFGVLVALGAVGGRLATGDMPTFETVEVAPPFGLGSGPLGAVLVLLGVGLFLAPAAFHLSAALETVGLALLAPDRAGVSETVQVIAYATAPCLLTAVPWAPLRVVCCLYGAGLLIVGTAVRHRTSIPRAALAAALPAVIVFGYGYGGFAAAGL is encoded by the coding sequence ATGACCCAGTGGATCGGGAACCCCGAGGGCGGGCGCGGCCGCGGGCCGCGAGCGCTCGCTCGCGCGTGGGCGGAGGTGCTCGTCCGGCCGCGGCGGTTCTTCCGGAACGGGATCGCACCCGCGGACCAGGCGCCGGGGCTGGTCTTCGGCGTGCTCGTCGCGCTGGGCGCCGTCGGCGGCCGGCTGGCGACGGGTGACATGCCCACCTTCGAAACTGTCGAGGTTGCGCCGCCGTTCGGCCTCGGCAGCGGTCCGCTGGGCGCCGTGCTGGTGCTGTTGGGCGTCGGCCTGTTCCTCGCACCGGCGGCGTTCCACCTCTCGGCGGCGCTGGAGACCGTCGGGCTGGCGCTGCTGGCACCCGACCGCGCGGGTGTGAGCGAGACGGTGCAGGTGATCGCGTACGCGACCGCACCCTGCCTGCTGACCGCCGTTCCGTGGGCGCCGCTGCGGGTGGTCTGCTGTCTGTACGGCGCAGGGCTGCTGATCGTCGGAACCGCGGTCCGGCACCGGACGTCGATCCCGCGGGCGGCGCTGGCGGCGGCGCTGCCGGCCGTCATCGTGTTCGGCTACGGCTACGGCGGGTTCGCGGCAGCGGGACTCTGA
- a CDS encoding DHH family phosphoesterase, protein MGNCIICGADTEGHICQSHEEDVVFEFRGDSPDQLVENRFYRGVVDGYADFGVFVDLSPNVTGLLHRSELDGRLESLEWEAGDAVFVQVKNVRDNGNVDLTSSIRQADREFRGTLIQEGTEELLPEEDESDDETEEVEEGNGRKRDGEATSEEPTPAPETDGSGAETAAEEEAETEAAETESEPAETESEPAETQSEPAETQTQPVETTTGGASDAAEADTEETPAAAEPEEPTRRDIGELSDRVGEEVRIEGEVVSARQTGGPTVFELRDETGVVDCAAFVEAGVRAYPEIEVGDIVRLDGEVEVRREELQVETEALVELEGEERETVERRLAEAMTERARPDDPTLVADDDAVAAADEGLLDAAEAIRRAVFESRPIVVRHAATADGYVAGVALERAILPMVREEHAESDAEYHYVNRRPLEESVYEMNDATNDVTSMLQDRDRHDEKLPLVVLAGTASTAESEDGLEMLGIYGAERVVVDAAPADTEIADVSDVLVNPDADGLSTGALASSLATTVSPDVREEIAHLPAVSYWEDTPDAYLDAAREAGFDEEAVTELREAIALEAYYQSYDEKRELIGDLLFGESPEAVAAGAPGDVAESETLAGHIATQFREKMDTEVETAEANIERSESEGVEVAVLDTEEYTHKYDFPPSSLLLDELHRRGDADVTIGIAMDELWVRADTDVDLREVAREAAANAANAGVSAAGLREGRIEFLSGARDEVEIAVVGAVVEQFD, encoded by the coding sequence ATGGGTAACTGTATCATCTGTGGCGCCGACACCGAGGGCCACATCTGCCAGTCACACGAGGAAGACGTCGTTTTCGAGTTCCGTGGCGACAGTCCGGACCAGCTCGTCGAGAACCGCTTCTACCGCGGGGTCGTCGACGGCTACGCCGACTTCGGCGTGTTCGTCGACCTCTCGCCGAACGTCACCGGGCTGCTCCACCGCTCGGAGCTCGACGGCCGGCTCGAGAGCCTCGAGTGGGAGGCCGGCGACGCCGTCTTCGTCCAGGTGAAGAACGTCCGCGACAACGGCAACGTCGACCTGACCTCCTCGATCCGGCAGGCCGACCGCGAGTTCCGCGGCACGCTGATCCAGGAGGGGACCGAGGAGCTGCTCCCCGAGGAGGACGAGAGCGACGACGAGACCGAGGAGGTCGAAGAGGGAAACGGGCGTAAGCGGGACGGCGAAGCGACGAGCGAGGAGCCGACGCCGGCTCCCGAGACCGACGGCAGCGGCGCCGAGACCGCGGCCGAGGAGGAAGCGGAGACCGAGGCCGCCGAAACGGAGAGCGAGCCCGCCGAAACGGAGAGCGAGCCCGCCGAAACGCAGAGCGAGCCCGCCGAAACGCAGACCCAGCCCGTCGAAACGACGACGGGCGGGGCGTCGGACGCGGCCGAGGCCGACACCGAGGAGACCCCCGCGGCAGCCGAGCCCGAGGAGCCGACTCGCCGCGACATCGGCGAGCTCTCCGATCGCGTGGGCGAGGAAGTCCGCATCGAGGGCGAGGTCGTCAGCGCGCGGCAGACCGGCGGCCCGACCGTGTTCGAGCTCCGCGACGAGACCGGCGTGGTCGACTGCGCGGCGTTCGTCGAGGCCGGCGTGCGCGCCTACCCCGAGATCGAGGTGGGCGACATCGTCCGGCTCGACGGCGAGGTCGAGGTCAGGCGCGAGGAGCTCCAGGTCGAGACCGAGGCGCTGGTCGAACTCGAGGGCGAGGAGCGTGAAACCGTCGAGCGCCGGCTGGCCGAGGCGATGACCGAGCGTGCCCGCCCGGACGACCCGACGCTGGTCGCCGACGACGACGCCGTCGCGGCGGCCGACGAGGGGCTGCTCGACGCCGCGGAGGCGATCCGCCGCGCGGTGTTCGAGTCCCGCCCGATCGTGGTCCGGCACGCCGCGACCGCCGACGGCTACGTCGCCGGGGTCGCACTCGAACGCGCGATCCTCCCGATGGTGCGCGAGGAGCACGCCGAGAGCGACGCCGAGTACCACTACGTGAACCGGCGCCCGCTGGAGGAGTCGGTGTACGAGATGAACGACGCGACCAACGACGTCACCAGCATGCTGCAGGACCGCGACCGGCACGACGAGAAGCTGCCGCTCGTGGTGCTGGCCGGCACCGCCTCCACCGCCGAGAGCGAGGACGGGCTGGAGATGCTGGGGATCTACGGCGCCGAGCGCGTCGTCGTCGACGCCGCGCCCGCGGACACGGAGATCGCGGACGTCTCGGACGTGCTGGTCAACCCCGACGCCGACGGGCTCTCGACGGGCGCGCTCGCCTCGTCGCTGGCGACGACGGTGTCGCCCGACGTGCGCGAGGAGATCGCCCACCTGCCGGCGGTCAGCTACTGGGAGGACACCCCCGACGCCTACCTCGACGCCGCCCGCGAGGCCGGCTTCGACGAGGAGGCCGTGACCGAGCTCCGCGAGGCGATCGCGCTGGAGGCGTACTACCAGTCCTACGACGAGAAGCGCGAACTGATCGGCGACCTGCTGTTCGGCGAGAGCCCCGAGGCCGTCGCCGCGGGCGCGCCCGGGGACGTCGCGGAGAGCGAGACGCTGGCGGGCCACATCGCCACCCAGTTCCGTGAGAAGATGGACACGGAGGTCGAGACGGCCGAGGCCAACATCGAGCGCAGCGAGAGCGAGGGCGTCGAGGTCGCGGTGCTCGACACCGAGGAGTACACCCACAAGTACGACTTCCCGCCGAGTTCGCTGCTGCTCGACGAGCTCCACCGCCGCGGCGACGCGGACGTGACGATCGGCATCGCGATGGACGAACTGTGGGTCCGCGCGGACACGGACGTGGATCTGCGCGAGGTCGCGCGCGAGGCTGCCGCGAACGCGGCCAACGCCGGGGTCAGCGCTGCGGGGCTGCGCGAGGGTCGGATCGAGTTCCTCTCCGGCGCGCGTGATGAGGTCGAGATCGCCGTGGTTGGGGCCGTCGTCGAGCAGTTCGACTGA